From Microbacterium sp. CGR2:
CACCGTGTTGCGACTGACGCCGAACAGCTCGCCCAACTCGAGCTCGCCGGGGAGGCGTTCCCCCGACTTCCACCGGCCATCGGCGATCTCCTGTCGCAGTTGGTCGGCGATCTGTTGATATGCCGGTTTTGTCACCCTGTCACCTTGCCATAAGCCAAATGTACCTACAGCTATTGAAGTTGTACCCACAACTTGATATGGTCATCTCACGCTGTACCCGACCACACGATACAAGCCAGCGCGAGCTACCCCCCTCGATCAACGAAGAGAAGAGATCATGCAACGACGCAACCACTTCCGCCGCACCGCTGCGACGGCCGCCGCTCTGCTCACCGCTGTCGGCCTCCTCGCCGCCTGCACGGGCCCCGATTCCTCCACCTCTCCGGGGGCCACGGATGGCGGCGGCGATGGCGACGCCCGCATCGCATTCGTCTCGCAGGTCGAGGGCATCCCCTACTTCTCCGGATTCAAGACCGGGGCGGAGAAGGCCGCCGAGGAGTTCGGCGTCTCCTACACGCAGTCGGGCCCCGCCAAGGCGGACTCCGCCGAGCAGAAGCGAATCGTCGACGGACTCGTCGCCCAGGGCTACGACGGCATCGCGATCTCGCCCCTCGACCCCACCTCGATGGACGGCTCGATCGCCGCGGCTTCCTCCGACGGCCTCGCCGTCATAACCGCCGACGCCGACGCTCCGAACAGCAAGCGCACCGTGTTCGTCTCCCAGGTCAGCGACGAGGAGCTCGGCCAGACGGCCATGGACCAGATCGCCGAGCAGGCCGGCAGCAAGGGCCAGTACGCGATCGTCTCGGGTGCGGCGGATGTCGCGACCTTCAACTCGTGGTCGCAGGCAGCGGTTGACCACCAGCTCGCCGAATACCCCGATATGGAGCTCGTCGGCGGCATCCGCCACACCGCTGACAGCGCCGAAGCCCTCCGCGAAGCGCAGGACCTGCTGACCGCCTACCCGGAACTCGCCGGCATCATCGCCGTCCCTTCCACCGCGGTCCCCGGTGTCGCGCAGGCCGTGCAGAACGCCGGCAAGTCCGGAGACGTGGCCGTGACCGGATTCGGCAGCCCCAAGACGGTGTCCCCGTTCATCGCCTCGGGTGTCATGAAGTCCAGCGTGCTGTGGAACGTCGAAGACCTCGGCTACCTCACCGTCTGGGCTCTCACCCAGGTGATCGAGGGTAACGAGTTCTCCGCAGAGAACGACGTCCCCGGGCTCGACGAACCCGTGCGCTACGACGAGGCCACCCAGACCCTGCTGCTCGGCGAGCCGACCGTGTTCACCAAGGAGAACGTCGATGACTTCGACTTCTGACCCGTCACCCCTCCTCGCCGTCCGCGGAGTCTCGAAGAGATTCGGCGCGGTCGTCGCACTGGAAGACGTCTCCCTCGAGATCGGCCGGGCCGAACGCGTGGCGATCATGGGCGAGAACGGTGCCGGCAAGTCGACGCTCATGAAGCTGCTCGCCGGCGTCTACAGCCCCGACGACGGCTCCATGTCGTTCGACGGGGAGCCGTACGCTCCCGCCGACCCGCACGCCGCCCTGGCCCTCGGGGTGTCGACGGTCTACCAGGAGCCGGCGTTCTTCGCCCACCTCTCGGTGATCGAGAACCTGTTCATGGGCAACCTTCCCCGCACGCGGCTCGGATCGGTCGACACCGCGGCGATGCGCACCGAGGCCCAGGCCTTGCTGCGAAGGCTCAACCTCCCGGAGAAGCTTCTCGACCGGAAGATGGGCGAACTGTCGCTCGGCGAGCAGCAGCAGGTGCTCATCGCCCGGGCCGTACGCGTCGACGCCCGCATCCTCATCCTCGATGAGCCGACCTCGATCTTGACCCGAGCCGAGTCGGAGCGGCTGTTCGACATCGTCGACACGCTGATCGCCGAAGGGACCTCCGTCGTCTCGATCACCCACCGCTTCGACGAACTCGAGCGCCTGGGGGAGCGGTTCATCGTGCTCCGGGACGGCCGCTACGTCGGCGAGACCGACGACCCGGCGCAGGAGCCGCTGCTGAAGATGATGGGTGGCCGCTCGGGCGCAGCCCTTGCACCCCTCGCCGCCGAAGAGCGCCCGCCGCTCCCCGAAGGTACGCCCCCCACCCTGACCGTCGAGCGGCTGACGGTCGAAGGGCAGTTCGAGGACATCTCCTTCGAGGTCTACCCCGGGCGCATCACCGGCCTGTACGGACTCGTGGGCGCCGGACGCAGCGAGGTCGCCCTGACGATCTTCGGAGCGACCGCGCTGACCTCGGGCACGATGACCCTCGGCGCACGTCCCTTCGCGCCGCGCAGCACCCGCGACGCGCTCAACCACGGCGTCGCCTACGTGCCCGAAGACCGCAAGACCCAGGGCGTTTTCCCGTTCATGAACGTCACCGAGAACCTCACAGCATCCACCCACGAGAAGATCACCACGACCGGGCTCATCCGCGTCGCCAAGGAGCAGGGGTTCGTGTCGGCATGGATCTCGAAGTTCTCGATCAAGACCGCGACCAGCCGAGCCGGCATCCTTACCCTGTCGGGCGGAAACCAGCAGAAGACGCTCCTCGCCCGCGCCGTCGCCACCGAGCCCAAACTGTTGATCCTCGATGAGCCCACCCGCGGGATCGACGTCGCCACGAAGGCCGAGATCCATCGCGACATCCGCGACCTCGCGGCCACCGGTGTCGCGGTGCTGGTCATCAGCAGCGAACTCCCGGAGCTGATCGCCCTGTCCGACCACGTCCACGTTCTGAGAGAGGGGCACATGACCGCCTCATTCACCCGCGAGCAGGCGACAGAGGATGCTGTGCTCCGCGCCGCGGTCGGAGCGGGGGTGAGCGCAGGTGGCTGATTCCCGTTCTCTCCGGCGCGTGCAGCTCGCACTGCTCCCGGTGCTCCTCATCGTCGAGTTCCTCGTGTTCTCGCTCCTGTCCCCGCGCTTCTTCACCCCCGAGAACCTCGCGAACATCGCCTACAACTCCGCCGACCTCGCCCTGGTCGCCGCAGGTGTCACGCTCGTCGTGATCCTCGGCGGCATCGACGTCTCGACCGGCTTCGCCGTCGGGATCGTCGCGTGGACGGTCGCCAAGCTCAGCGGCACCGGCTTGCCGGCGTTCGTGGTGATCCTCGCCGCACTTGTCGTGGGCGCCCTGCTCGGAGCCATCAACGGCAGCCTCGTGACCTTCGGCAAGGTGCCGCCCATCATCGCGACACTCGGAACCGCGGCGATCTTCCAGACCGCCCTGTTCGCACTCTGGAACAGCAACGACCTGTTCTCCAGCCCCATCGCCCCGATCTTCTCCGGCGAACGCGTGCTGGGCGTGCCGATGGTCGTCGCCCTCGTGATCGCCGTCTACGCGCTGCTCGCCTGGTTCATGCATCGGCGCCCCTCGGGCCGCGAGCTGTATGCCACCGGATCCAACCCCGAGGCCGCGCGGCTGTCGGGCATCCGCGTCAAGCGCCTCACCTTCCTGAGCTATCTGACGATCGGTGTACTGGTCGGGCTCGCCGGTCTGATCTACGTCGGCCGAGTGGGTGTCGTGCAGGCGTCGAGCGGAAACGAACTGACGCTCCTCGCGATCGCCGCGGTCGTCGTCGGCGGTACATCGATCCTGGGTGGCGAGGGCTCCGTCCTTCGCACTCTCGGGGGCCTCGTCTTCATCGTGGTGCTGCAGAACGGGATCGTCCTCGCCGGCGTCCCGCCGCTCTGGAACGGACTCATGGTCGGTACCACGATCATCCTCGCCGTGGCCATCGACGTCCTCGCGGCGCGCAAGGCCAACCGCCCACTCCTGAGAGGTCTCGCATGAATCGCGTGATGAGGTCCATCCCCTGGAGTGACCGCCGGGTCTCCCTCGCACTACTCATCCTCGTCGCACTCGTCGCGATGAGCCTGCTGTCGCCGTACTTCCTTCGCCCCGACAACCTGCTCTCCATGACGCAGTACGGCGCGGTGCTGGGACTGCTCGCCCTCGGGCAGAGCATCGTGATCCTCGGCGGCGGCGGTGGCATCGACCTCTCGGTCGGCTCGACCATGAGCCTTTCCGGCGTGGTGTTCGGACTGCTCGCGGTCAACGTCGGCCTTGACCCCTGGGTCGCGGCCCTCGGTGCCATCGCGGCGGGAGCGCTCCTGGGCGGCATCAACGCGGCTCTGATCACCCTGCTGCGCATTCCTCCGCTCATCGCCACGATCGCCACCCTGTACCTGTTCGCCTCCGCGGCGCTGGTGCTCACGAACGGCATCGACATCAATGGCTTCGACCGTTCCGGCTTCGCCTTCCTCGGTCAGAGCAAGATCGCCGGGTTCCCCACGCAGGTCGTGCTCGTCCTGCTACCCGCCTACGTGATCGCCGCCATCATCCTGTCGCGCACTCCTGCGGGCCGCCGCATCTACGAGACGGGCAACAACGCCCAGGCAGCGCTTCTCACGGGCGTGAACGTGCGCGCTACCCGCGCCGGTCTCTACATCACCTCGGGAGCGCTCGCCGGTGTCGCGGCCGTCGTCAACGCGTCATGGCTGCTGAACGCCAAGGCCGCTGCCGGTGCGGGCATGGAGTTGCAGTCGATCACCATCGCGGTCCTCGGCGGCATCGTCATCACCGGTGGCATCGGCCGCGTATCCGGCACGTTGCTGGGCCTCGTGCTCGTGGTGATCCTCAACTCCGGTCTGCAACTGGCCGGTGTGAGCAACACCTGGCAGATCGGTCTTCTCGGAGCCGTGCTCATCATCAGCGTCCTGATCGACACCCTGCGAGTACGGAGGCAGCGCACATGAGCGAGCTCAGCACCCTCAGCACCCTCATCCCCTCGATTCCGGCACGAGGCGAGCGGGCGATCGACTTGCTCGTCGTCGGCGACACCGGCATCGACCTCATGGTCGACGTCGCCGACCTGCCCGGCCGAGACGCGAAGTCGATCGGGCAGAGTCTCGGCATCCACCCCGGAGGCATGGGTGCGAACTTCGCCGTCGCAGCCGGCCTGGCGGAGTCGGCGCTGCGGGTCTCCCTGTTCTCGCGCGTCGGTGACGACCCGTTCGGCGTCGGATGCATCCGTGCGCTCGCCAGTGCGGGCATCGCGACCGATCATGTCGAGGTGATGCCCGACGAGCTCACCTGGTGGTGCGCCGTCGCGGTCGCCGCCGACGGCGAGAAGAGCCTCCTCGGCGGACGCACGCCGGCCTCTCTTCCCGATGCCTCCCGCGTGGGCCGCGACGTGCTCTCGGCGACCCGCTGGCTGCATGTGCTCGCCGACGTTCCGGGGTCGGACGACCTGATCCGGCGCGCGCGATCGGCCGGAGCGAGAACCAGCGTCGACGTCGAGGGCAGCTACGTCGTCGAAGACCCCGAACGGGCGAGGGAGCTCATCGCCCTCGCAGACCTGGCGATCATCAACACCGGCGCGGCGCAGAACCTCACCGGCACTGCCGATGACGAGACGGCGCTCGCCGCTCTTCTGGACGGCACCGCGCACCGCGCCGTCGTGCTCACTCGCGGTGCGGGCGGCTCGCTTTTCGGAGCTACAGACGGCGACGGCGCCATCTCGGTCTGGTCGCAGGCCAGCGTGATGGTGCCGCGTGTGGTCGACACGACGGGCGCGGGCGATGCATTCGCCGGCACGGTCGTCGCTTCGCTGCTCGCCGACCGTGGCGTCGACCAGGCTCTCGCCGCAGCGGCCGCGCACGCTGCCCAGACGATCCGGCACCTCGGGTCCCGCTCCGGTGGCGTCCCCGGGTGGCCGCACACCGTGACTCACCGCACACCTGCCTCACAACAAACAGGAGACATCCATGACTGAACTGACTGTCGCGACCCCGCAGACCGACCCGACGCGCTTCACCCGCCTCGAAGACAAGATCCTCGGATCACTCGCGACCGCGGTGATCGGCGACGCACTCGGTGCTCCGACCGAGACGCGCAGCATTCCCCAGATTCGCGCGCTCTTCGACGGTCCTGTGACGGAATTCCAGAAGCCCCTCGCGGATTCTCCCTACTCGAAGGGTCGTCACGCGGCGCAGATCACGGATGACAGCAGTCAGCTGCTCATGCTCGCCGAGGTGTTCATCCGCACTCGCACGGCGATCACCGCGCGCGACGTCGCCGACATGATCCTCGAGTGGTCGACGAACACCGACTACTTCCCGCACTTCGCCGGACCCACGACCCGTCGCGCGGTCGCTGCGCTTCGTGAGGGCGCAGACCCCGAGACGATCGGCGCCGCGGGTGACGAGGCCACCACCGGTGCGAGCAACGGTGCCGCGATGCGCGCCGGTGCCGCCGGACTCGCCCACCCGGGAGACGTGGGTGCCGCTGTTCAAGCGGCGCTGATCACGGCACGCCCCAGCCACTTCACCTCGGTCGGAGTCGCCGGGGCCGCCGCCATCGCCGGCGCCGTGGCCGCTGCGCTCGTCGATGACGCGAGCGTCACCGACGTGGTCGATGCCTTCCTCTGGTCGGCGCTCGAGGGAGAGCGGCTCGGACGCGAACTCGGGCGCGAGGTCCCCGCGCCGAGCGTGTACGAGCGTGCCAAGCGCGCCGCCGAGATCGCGATCGTCGAGCGCGACCAGGACCGGCTCGTCGCGCGCATCGCCGCCGAGATCGGCACCGGGCTCCCGGCAGCCGAGGCTGTTCCCGCGGCTCTCGGATTCTTCGTCGCCGCTGCCGGCGACCCGTGGCGCACCGTGCAGGCGGCTGCCAACGCGGGCGACGACACCGACACGGTCGCGTGCATGGCTGGATCGATCGCCGGAGCCTTCTCGGGCTTCGCCGCCGTGCCGCGCGACAAGTACGCGCAGGTGCTGGAGGCCAACCCGATCGACATCGCCGACGTCGCCCAGCGGTTGTACGAGGTCGTTCGCTGACGGACATCCGGCAAGGATGGGGTCGGGCCTCGGAGGTCCGGCCCCTTCCGCGTCCCTCCGCCAGCTGCCGTCAGACTCGCGGACGATACCGCTGCACGACGACTCCCGACCCGAACTCCTCGCGCCCCACGAGCTCGAGCTGCACCCGCTCGCTCAGCCCGGCGAGCAGCGTCGGCCCGTGCCCGGCGACGACCGGATGCACGGCGAACACGTACTCGTCGATGAGTCCCCACTCGGCCAATGCCGTCGGCAGCGTCACGCCGCCCACCGACAGAAAGCTGTCTCCCGGCTCCTGCTTGAGGCGCTCGACCGCCTCTCGGAGGTCGCCGTCGAGCAGTTCGGAGTTCCAGTCGACCGCAGTCAGGGTGCTCGAGACGACGTACTTCTTCGTCCGGTCGATGGCTTCGGCGAACAGGACCTCCGACTCATCCATCCAGTCGGGCCACACGCCGTCGGCCGGACGCCGCCACGCCGACTCCATCATCTCGTAGGTCACGCGGCCGTAGATCTCGGCATCCGCTCGTTTCATCTCGGACGTCCAGAAGTGCATGAACTCCTCGTCGGGTGGGAGCCCCGCCTCGTGATGGCAGCATCCGTCAAGCGTGACGTTGATGGCATATCGCAGCGGTCTCATCTGTCGCTCTCCCTTGGATGCGCAGTGCGGTTTCTCGGGAAGGTAGCAGAGCACGATCGCGCTGTCACCGGCGTGGGCACGCGAAGGAGGCGTTTCGTCTCGCAGGCTCGCTCAACGACCGGGGTGGTTGGACTCGATCAATGGCTGGACGCTGTGGGGGTGAGGCGTTTCGTCTCGCTCCGCTCGCTCAGCGACCGGCGGGGGCCGAGCTCGCTCAACGACCGGGGGTCGGCTTGCGCCGGCCGGCCGACCGCGGGGGATTCGCGCGCAGGTGCCCACTGACCTGCGTCATCACTCGCGCGAGCGTGTCGACATCGGCATCCGTCAGTGATTCGAACAGCAGACTCTTCACTGCCTCGATGTGCCCGGGGAACACTCTCGCCAGCACCTCCCGCCCCTCTGCGGTGATGGCGACGATCGTGCTGCGCTCGTCCTCGGGTGACGGCGCCCGCGTGACGAGCCCGCGTTCCTCGAGCGACTGCGCCTGATACGTCAGGCCACTCCTGCTGTAGACGACCCCGTCGGCGAGGTCGGTCATCCGCTGGCTGCCGCCCGGAGCGTCGCCCAACCGCGCGAGCAACTGGAACTGTACGTAGCTGAGCTTCCCGACATCTTTCAGCTGCTTCTCGACCGCGTGCCGCAGGAGGCTGCTGACTTCGGTGAAGGCGAAGTAGGCGGCGAGCTCCGTCGAGGAGAGCTGAGGAGGATTCGTGCTCATGCCCTAAGTATACGGCTTGCTTCGAATTCGAAGCAGTGCTACTGTCGACTTATTGCTTCGAATTCGAAGCACAACGAAAGGACAACATTATGAAGGCAGTACGGTTCCACGAAGTGGGCGGCCCCGAAGTTCTCCAGTACGAAGACATCGAGCAGCCCACGCCCGCCGCGGGTCAGGTGCGGCTGCGTGTCGCAGCATCCGCCTACAGCGCCGCCGACAACGGCATGCGCGCCGGCTTCCTCCCCATCCCCGTGGTGCTCCCCCACGTTCCGGGTTACGACGTCTCCGGAACCGTCGACGCGATCGGCGACGGCGTGAAGGAGTTCGCTGTCGGAGACGCGGTCATCGGCTTCCTGCCGATGGTGGAAGACGGAGGTGCCGCCGAGTATGTCGTCGCCCCGGCATCCGCTCTGGTTGCGGCGCCGAGCAGCGTTCCCCTCGCGGATGCTGCGGCGTTGCCGTCCGTCGCCCTCACTGCGCGCCAGGCGCTCTTCGATGAAGGGGGTCTCGAAGCGGGCCAGCGAGTCCTGATCGTCGGCGCGGGCGGCGTCGTCGGCAAGTACGCCATCGCCCTGGCCAAGAGGGCCGGCGCGTACGTCATCGCCACGGCAAGCCCGAGAAGTGCGGATGCTGTGCGCGCAGCCGGTGCGGACGAGATCATCGACCACACCGAAACCGATGTGCGCGAGGCGGTCACTGAGCAGGTCGACCTCCTCCTCAACCTCGCCCCCATCGACCCGGACGAGTTCACCGCCCTGGTGAGCCTCGTCCGCTCGGGTGGAGTCGTGGTGAGCACCACCGCCTGGATGCCGGCACCTGACGACGCCGAACGGAACGTGCGGTCGGTGGTCGTGTTCGTCCGCAGCGACGCCGAACAGCTCCGGGAGCTCGTGGCCCTGGTCGACAGTGGCGATCTGCGACTGGAAGTCACCCGCCGCATCCCGCTCACCGAGCTGCCGGCGCTGCATGCCGAGGCCACCTCCAGACCGATCGCCGGCAAGGTGATCGTGATTCCGTGAGGTGTCGTCACTCCCGTGGCAGTCGTGGTGCGCTATCCGGCCCGGAGGTCGCCACAGCTGCCGCGGGAGCGGCGGCGTGAGCTGCGGCTCGGGCGGCGTCGCGGGCCGCGCTCCGAGCGGCGTCATGCGCTTGTCGCACGCGCGTCCTGATCTCCTGCGCGTCTTGGTCGGCGACGCGCATCAATTCCAGCAGGCGCTTGTGGTGCGCCCAGTGCCGATCCCACAACTCGGGCCCGACTGCGGCGAGGAAGTCGACTTTCGTCGGGACTCCGCGGCGTTCATACTCCTGAAGCCGCGCGATCCGCTCCTCGATATCTCGGATGCCCCGGGCTGTGGGTGAGAGCCTCGCGGTGCTGCGCATCCACACGAGCCAATTCTTGTTCCCCTTGCTCTGGTTGCACTTCCCGCAGGCAGGGACGAGGTTGTGAATCTCAGAGATATAGCCGGTCGGTCGCTGCTGGTCCACGAGGGGTCGCAGATGATCCCACTCCGTGCTTTCGCCGCCGCAGTACGCGCAGGCGATGTGGTCGAGCATTCCCAGGACATCCAGCGCGTCGCGGACCTCGGCCTCGGAAGGCATCACGACCGGGATGACTCCGTTCACGAACGAGTTCGTGATGCTCGAACTGCGGCCCGAGATCCGCACCGGATTGGGCATTGCGAACCAGCTCAGATACACCGGAGAAGTCATGAGTCGATCTTCGTGGATTGGCGACCGCACGCGCACGAATCCCATCGTCGAGCGGGCATCTGGATCACTTCCACCGATATGCCGAAGTACCGGCGTAATTCGAACAAACGTTCGAAACTCGCAACGATCCGAGGTAGTATTGAGGCATGGCAGAACTGATCGGATTGCACGAGGCGATGGCTCGCCTCGATGCGGTCTGGGCAGACGCTGACGCCGCGTCCGGCCTGTCACGCGAGCAGCTGATCGCCGTGAACGACGCCATCGGCGTGGTGCAAAGGCGAGTGGATGCCGTGCACGCCGACGTCGCTGCGGGAATCGCTCATGAGTCCCGCCCCGAGTTGGGTGCTGAGGGTCTGGCCAAGCAGCAGGGGTTCCGCACCGCAGCCAAGCTGATCGCCGCGACGACCGGGGTGTCCACCGGCGACGCCAGCCGCCTGGTGAAAGTCGGAGAGGCGACCGCGCCGCGCACAGACCTTTTGGGCGCCCAGCTGCCGGCCAAGTATCCGGCGCTGCGAGAGGCACTCGCCTCCGGCGCCCTCGGTGTGCAGGCCGTGGCCCTGATCCTCGCGCTGCTGGAGCGTTGCCGCATCGCCGCCGGGGCCGAGCGCATCGCGCAGGCCGAACAGTTGCTCGCCGAGGCCGCCGTCGGACTCTCCCTCGACGACGTACGACGCCTGGTCGTGCGGGCAGAAGCCTGGCTCGACCCCGACGGTATCGAGCCCAAAGAAGACGACAAGCGCTCGAAGCGATCACTGACGATCTCCGAACGCGGCGGAATGGTGCACCTGAACGCCATCCTCGACGCCGAGACCGCAGCCCCGGTGGTGGCCGCGATCCGCGGGTACGTCACCGCCGCCTTCGCGGCGCGCCAAGAAGCACCGGATGCCGATGCACCGGATGCCGACCGCCGCAGCGTCCAGATGATCCAGGCCGATGCTCTCGCCGTATTCTGCGGCCACGTGCTCAGCTGCGGCCAGAAGGTTCCGCTCGCCGGGGCCACGGTCATCGTCCGCATGAACCTCGACGACCTGCAGAACGGCACCGGATCAGCGACGATCGACGGTCTCGATCAGCCGGTCAGCGCGAAAACCGCCAGACAGATGGCGGCCGCCGGAGGAGTGATCCCCTGCGTCCTCGGCGGGGACAGCGAGATCCTCGACTGGGGCAGAGAGAAACGCCTCTTCACACGGGCGCAACGACTCGCACTCGTGGAACGCGACGGCGGATGCGCGATGTGCGGACTCCCACCCGAAATGACCAAAGCACACCACATCCGATGGTGGAAACGAGACCACGGGCCCACCGATCTCACCAACGGGGTCCTCCTCTGCGAGACCTGCCACCACCGCATCCACGACAACGGCTGGGACATCCACATCGACGGCACCGGAATCAGCGCACACGTCTGGTTCCTCCCACCCCGCTACGTCGACCCCGACCGCACACCCCGCCTCGGCGGCCGCGCACGATTCGACATCGCCGCATGAGCCGGGGCGGCGTGGGGCGGGCGCTTCGTCTCGCTGGCGCTCGCCCAACGGCCGGGAGTCAACCACCGGGAGTCAACGACCGGCCGCCCGCCAACCGATCCCACGCCCCGCGATCCGCCGACCGGCCTCATCCGCAGGGACCGCCTCGCCGACATCCCCGCCCCACTGCAATGACACAGCCGAATGCACGATCGTGTCCGCATACACATGAACCAGGTTGTAGCCCTGCGCAGCATCCTGACCACGGGTCGCACCAGGCGGCTGTGTCAGATCCTGGCCATACGCACTCGACGACGCCGCCACCACCGGCACCCCCGCGAACAGGCCGAACGACGGGTGGTGGACATGCCCAGACAGAATCCCCCGCACCTCCGAACCCGCCAACACCTCACGCAACCGAGCCTGACCCCGCAACTCCACCATCACCGCGGTGTCCAATACCGTCGGCAACGGCGGATGATGCATGAGCAGCAAGGTCCCCGCCGACGCCGGCGCCTCGAGCTCCGCCGACAACCACGCCAACTGCGCATCGTCGACCTCACCC
This genomic window contains:
- a CDS encoding NADP-dependent oxidoreductase, with translation MKAVRFHEVGGPEVLQYEDIEQPTPAAGQVRLRVAASAYSAADNGMRAGFLPIPVVLPHVPGYDVSGTVDAIGDGVKEFAVGDAVIGFLPMVEDGGAAEYVVAPASALVAAPSSVPLADAAALPSVALTARQALFDEGGLEAGQRVLIVGAGGVVGKYAIALAKRAGAYVIATASPRSADAVRAAGADEIIDHTETDVREAVTEQVDLLLNLAPIDPDEFTALVSLVRSGGVVVSTTAWMPAPDDAERNVRSVVVFVRSDAEQLRELVALVDSGDLRLEVTRRIPLTELPALHAEATSRPIAGKVIVIP
- a CDS encoding sugar ABC transporter ATP-binding protein, translating into MTSTSDPSPLLAVRGVSKRFGAVVALEDVSLEIGRAERVAIMGENGAGKSTLMKLLAGVYSPDDGSMSFDGEPYAPADPHAALALGVSTVYQEPAFFAHLSVIENLFMGNLPRTRLGSVDTAAMRTEAQALLRRLNLPEKLLDRKMGELSLGEQQQVLIARAVRVDARILILDEPTSILTRAESERLFDIVDTLIAEGTSVVSITHRFDELERLGERFIVLRDGRYVGETDDPAQEPLLKMMGGRSGAALAPLAAEERPPLPEGTPPTLTVERLTVEGQFEDISFEVYPGRITGLYGLVGAGRSEVALTIFGATALTSGTMTLGARPFAPRSTRDALNHGVAYVPEDRKTQGVFPFMNVTENLTASTHEKITTTGLIRVAKEQGFVSAWISKFSIKTATSRAGILTLSGGNQQKTLLARAVATEPKLLILDEPTRGIDVATKAEIHRDIRDLAATGVAVLVISSELPELIALSDHVHVLREGHMTASFTREQATEDAVLRAAVGAGVSAGG
- a CDS encoding ABC transporter permease translates to MADSRSLRRVQLALLPVLLIVEFLVFSLLSPRFFTPENLANIAYNSADLALVAAGVTLVVILGGIDVSTGFAVGIVAWTVAKLSGTGLPAFVVILAALVVGALLGAINGSLVTFGKVPPIIATLGTAAIFQTALFALWNSNDLFSSPIAPIFSGERVLGVPMVVALVIAVYALLAWFMHRRPSGRELYATGSNPEAARLSGIRVKRLTFLSYLTIGVLVGLAGLIYVGRVGVVQASSGNELTLLAIAAVVVGGTSILGGEGSVLRTLGGLVFIVVLQNGIVLAGVPPLWNGLMVGTTIILAVAIDVLAARKANRPLLRGLA
- a CDS encoding carbohydrate kinase family protein — encoded protein: MSELSTLSTLIPSIPARGERAIDLLVVGDTGIDLMVDVADLPGRDAKSIGQSLGIHPGGMGANFAVAAGLAESALRVSLFSRVGDDPFGVGCIRALASAGIATDHVEVMPDELTWWCAVAVAADGEKSLLGGRTPASLPDASRVGRDVLSATRWLHVLADVPGSDDLIRRARSAGARTSVDVEGSYVVEDPERARELIALADLAIINTGAAQNLTGTADDETALAALLDGTAHRAVVLTRGAGGSLFGATDGDGAISVWSQASVMVPRVVDTTGAGDAFAGTVVASLLADRGVDQALAAAAAHAAQTIRHLGSRSGGVPGWPHTVTHRTPASQQTGDIHD
- a CDS encoding autoinducer 2 ABC transporter substrate-binding protein, with amino-acid sequence MQRRNHFRRTAATAAALLTAVGLLAACTGPDSSTSPGATDGGGDGDARIAFVSQVEGIPYFSGFKTGAEKAAEEFGVSYTQSGPAKADSAEQKRIVDGLVAQGYDGIAISPLDPTSMDGSIAAASSDGLAVITADADAPNSKRTVFVSQVSDEELGQTAMDQIAEQAGSKGQYAIVSGAADVATFNSWSQAAVDHQLAEYPDMELVGGIRHTADSAEALREAQDLLTAYPELAGIIAVPSTAVPGVAQAVQNAGKSGDVAVTGFGSPKTVSPFIASGVMKSSVLWNVEDLGYLTVWALTQVIEGNEFSAENDVPGLDEPVRYDEATQTLLLGEPTVFTKENVDDFDF
- a CDS encoding dihydrofolate reductase family protein, giving the protein MRPLRYAINVTLDGCCHHEAGLPPDEEFMHFWTSEMKRADAEIYGRVTYEMMESAWRRPADGVWPDWMDESEVLFAEAIDRTKKYVVSSTLTAVDWNSELLDGDLREAVERLKQEPGDSFLSVGGVTLPTALAEWGLIDEYVFAVHPVVAGHGPTLLAGLSERVQLELVGREEFGSGVVVQRYRPRV
- a CDS encoding ABC transporter permease; protein product: MRSIPWSDRRVSLALLILVALVAMSLLSPYFLRPDNLLSMTQYGAVLGLLALGQSIVILGGGGGIDLSVGSTMSLSGVVFGLLAVNVGLDPWVAALGAIAAGALLGGINAALITLLRIPPLIATIATLYLFASAALVLTNGIDINGFDRSGFAFLGQSKIAGFPTQVVLVLLPAYVIAAIILSRTPAGRRIYETGNNAQAALLTGVNVRATRAGLYITSGALAGVAAVVNASWLLNAKAAAGAGMELQSITIAVLGGIVITGGIGRVSGTLLGLVLVVILNSGLQLAGVSNTWQIGLLGAVLIISVLIDTLRVRRQRT
- a CDS encoding MarR family winged helix-turn-helix transcriptional regulator, translating into MSTNPPQLSSTELAAYFAFTEVSSLLRHAVEKQLKDVGKLSYVQFQLLARLGDAPGGSQRMTDLADGVVYSRSGLTYQAQSLEERGLVTRAPSPEDERSTIVAITAEGREVLARVFPGHIEAVKSLLFESLTDADVDTLARVMTQVSGHLRANPPRSAGRRKPTPGR
- a CDS encoding ADP-ribosylglycohydrolase family protein, producing MTELTVATPQTDPTRFTRLEDKILGSLATAVIGDALGAPTETRSIPQIRALFDGPVTEFQKPLADSPYSKGRHAAQITDDSSQLLMLAEVFIRTRTAITARDVADMILEWSTNTDYFPHFAGPTTRRAVAALREGADPETIGAAGDEATTGASNGAAMRAGAAGLAHPGDVGAAVQAALITARPSHFTSVGVAGAAAIAGAVAAALVDDASVTDVVDAFLWSALEGERLGRELGREVPAPSVYERAKRAAEIAIVERDQDRLVARIAAEIGTGLPAAEAVPAALGFFVAAAGDPWRTVQAAANAGDDTDTVACMAGSIAGAFSGFAAVPRDKYAQVLEANPIDIADVAQRLYEVVR
- a CDS encoding HNH endonuclease, with amino-acid sequence MTSPVYLSWFAMPNPVRISGRSSSITNSFVNGVIPVVMPSEAEVRDALDVLGMLDHIACAYCGGESTEWDHLRPLVDQQRPTGYISEIHNLVPACGKCNQSKGNKNWLVWMRSTARLSPTARGIRDIEERIARLQEYERRGVPTKVDFLAAVGPELWDRHWAHHKRLLELMRVADQDAQEIRTRVRQAHDAARSAARDAARAAAHAAAPAAAVATSGPDSAPRLPRE